The following nucleotide sequence is from Microthrixaceae bacterium.
CAGCCATGAGCGAGGGGACCAGCGCCACCGATCCGCAGACCGAGGTCGAAGGAGCGGACACGCCACCGCCCACCACCTACAACTTCGCCGATCTGTGGGAAGCGGTGTGGCCCCGGGCTGCCAGCCGCACCGCCCTGGTGTGTGGACCTCAGCGCCCCACCTACCGGGAGCTGGCCGAGCGGGCCAACCGCCTGGCCCACCACCTCCGCTCCGCGGGGGTGGGTCCCGGCGACAAGGTCGCCCTGTTCCTCAAGAACGATCAGGCCTACCTGGAGGCGATGATCGCCGCCTTCACCCTTCGAGCGGCCACCGTGAACATCAACCACCGCTACACCGGCGAGGAGCTGCGCGCCCTGCTGGAGGATTCGGGCTCGGTGGCCATGGTCGTTCACCGGTCCCTGACGGCGCTGGTGGCCACCGTGGCCGATTCCGTAGCCGACATGAAGGCGATCCTGGTGGTGGACGACCCTGTCCCCACCGATTCGGACCCCGACCCCGTCGACCTGCCCGGGGCGGTGGGCTACGAGGAAGCCCTGGCCGCATCCTCGCCCGACCCGGTGGTCACCGAAGGCCGTTCTGGTGAAGACCTCTACCTGATGTACACCGGCGGAACCACCGGGCGGCCCAAGGGCGTGGTGTGGCGTCAGGACGACGCCTACTTCGCCTGCATCGGCGGCGGCGACCCGATGCGCCTGCTCGGGCCGGTCGGCGACCCTTCCGAGGTCATCGATCGCATGGTCGCCGGGTTCGTGTACCTGCCGCTGGCCCCGTTGATGCACGCCGCCGCCCAATGGACCACCTGGTCGTGGCTGCTGGCGGGCGGGACCACGGTGCTCATGCCGGGGAGTCTCGATCCTGAGGCGGTGTGGGATGCAGTGGCGGACGAGGGGGTCAATTCGCTGACCGTCATCGGTGACGCCGTGGGTCGACCCTTGGTCAAGGCCTGGGAGGAGCACCCCGACCGTTGGGACGTGACCAACCTCTTTGCCATCTCCAACGGTGGAGGGCCGATCTCCGCCGCCCTCAAGGCCAGGTTCGCCGAGCTGTTCCCAGGGCGAGCCATCGTGGACGGATTCGGTTCCTCCGAGAGCGGCGTGCAGGGGTCCCAGCGCCTCCAGGCCGGCGAGGTCGGGGCCGGTCTGACCCGCTTCGCTCCCGCTCCCGGCACCAAGGTGTTCGACCTCGACCTGCACGAGGTGGAGCCCGGTTCGGGACGAGAGGGCCGGGTTGCCAACAGCGGGCGCCTCCCCGTCGGCTACCTGAACGACCCGGTCAAGACGGCCGAGACGTTCGTGGAGATCGATGGGGTCCGGTACTGCTTCACCGGAGACATGGCCACCGTGGAGGCCGACGGCACCATCCAACTCCTCGGTCGCGGATCGCAGTGCATCAACACCGGGGGTGAGAAGGTCTTTCCTGAAGAGGTGGAAGCCCAGATCGTCGACCATCCCAAGGTCACCGACGTCTTGGTGGTCGGCGTGGCCGACGAACGGTGGGGCAGCGTGGTCACCGCGGTGGTCTCCCCGGCCAACCCGGAACAACCCCCGACGCTCGATGAACTGCGGGACCACCTGCGGGCCACGTTGGCCGGTTACAAACTGCCCAAGCACCTGGTGCTGGTGGACGAGGTGCTGCGCTCACCGGCGGGCAAGGCCGACTACCGCTGGGCCCGTGAGACGGCGGAGGACCAGGTCGGTTCCTGACCGGTCTGGCGCAGTCGGGGCCGTCCGGGAACCGACCGGAGCCGGCCGACGTCACAACCGACATGAGCGACACCTTGAACCCTCCGAGTCGTCCCCGCCGTGGCCTGCTGGGGGTGGCGGCGGCTTCTGCCGCGGCGGCCCTGGTTGCCGGCGTCATCGTGCTGGGAGGTGAGACCCCGGTCGAGGCATCGGGCCTGGCCGCGTTCAGCTCGTGTTCCGAGCTGAGCGCTTGGGGTCAAGAACAGTTGGATCAAAGCGCCCGAGAGGTTTTCAACGAGATCGGCGCCCCGTCGAGTCCACCATCGCCGCGGCCCCAGCCGCCGATGCCGCCATGGAGAGCGAGGCGGTGGCCGGTGCCGGAGCGGCCGCGGGACGCGCCGAGGAGTCACTGGCTCAGGCCCCCGAGGGGGACGGCACCAACGTCGTCGTTGAAGGCATCGACGAACCCGATCTGGTGGAACGCCTCGGCGGCGACCGGGCTCTGGTGGTGGGCGGGCAGACCTTGGCGGTAGCCGACCTCGGTGACGCCGCTCTGGTGGCCCGGGCCACCGTAGCCTGGGGTGCCCAGGTGACCTACGACGCCGACGCCGGCGTGGCCTGGGCGGTCGGCACCTCCGATGAAGGAACGGTTCAGGTCCAGCGCTTCGTGGTGGCCACCGACTCGCTCACCGAGGATGGCACGTGGAGCGCGCACGGCATGTTGGTGTCGGCCCGTCGCCAGGGCGGGGAGCTGCTGGTGGTCGCCACCGACGGCTTCGACGGCCCGGTGGTGTATGAGGAACCAGGCGTCGGGGTAGGTCGAGGCGACGATGCTGAAGCCATCGCCCCCGACGCCATCGCCCCCGAAGCCACGACCGGCTCGGGCGACGACTTGGGCTCCCTGCCCTTCGCCGGAGAAGCCGTGCCCTGCGACCAGGTGCTGCATCCCACCGGCCCGGCCCAGGCGTCGGCCACGTTGCTGGCGGTGCTGCCGGTAACCGGTCCGCTCCAACCGGTGCGGGCCACCGAGGTGGTCGGCTCGGGCAGCCTGGTTCACGTCACCGCCGATGCTGCCTTCTTGGCCACCCCCACCTGGGACCCCCAGACCGGAGCGCAGAGCACCGGGCTTCACCGCTTCGACTTGGCCAGCCTCACCCACACCGGATCAGGCCAGGTTCAGGGCTCCCTGCTCAACGACTTCTCCATGTCTGAGCACGATGGCTTCTTGCGGGTGGCGGTGTCGATGGCAGGGGGATTCGTGGGGATGCCCATGCCCGTCGAGGGTGACGGCGGAATAGGCAGCGCCATCCCCGATGGTGCCGTCGTCGAACAAGACCTGCCCGAGCCCCGACCCACAGAGGTGCCCGCCCCCGCCGACGAGGGTGTTGGCTCGGGGGACATCGCCACGGTGGGCGCAACCATCGTCGCCGAGGAGCTTCCAACCGAAACGGTCCCCGAGCCGTCCTCGCCCGATACCACCACCCCGGACCCGGCGATCCCAGAACCCACCGTTCCCGAACCCACCGATCCGGGAACCAGCGTGCCCGAGACCTCGGTTCCGACCACGGTGGTCGAGACCATCCCCGAGATCCCGCTGCCCGAACCGGTCCCCGAGCCGACGCCCGGTGAGGCGCTCAACGAGATAGTGGTCCTCGACACCGACGGTGCTCTGGACGTCGTGGGCCGAACCCCCAGATTCGGACTTCCCGGTGAGTCCCTCTACGGCATCCGCTTCGACGGGACCACCGCCTACGCCGTGACGTTCCTCCAGACCGACCCGTTCTACGTGATCGACCTGTCCACCCCGACCGATCCCAAGGTGGTGGGCGAGCTGAAGCTCCCCGGCTTCAGCGCCTACCTCCATCCGGTGTCGGCCACCGAGGTGGTCGGCTTCGGGCCCGATGAGTCGGGCCGGGCGTCGGCCAAGTTGTTCAACGTCTCCGACCCCGCCTCGCCGGTGCTGATCGATTCGATCGTGCTGGGTGACGACTCCCCGGTGGTCTATGACCACCACGCCTTCGTGGACCTTGGCGGGGGCCGTTTCGCCGTCCCCGCCACTTCCTGGGGTAGCCCCATGGCCGGAGTCGGCGAGGTCTGCGGGGTCGCCGGCTGTGACGACTCGTCCTACGGCCGGCCCTACGCCACCCCCAGCGAGGTGGTGGTGCTGGCCATGTCCGGTGGTCGGCTGATGGTGGATGACCGGGTCCCGGTCCAAGCTGTCGAACCGATCTCCCGAGTGATCCCCGCTGCCGACGGCTGGGGCGTGCTGGCCGGAACCCAACTGGTGGTGGTGGACGGCGACGGCAACTCAAGGGCCACCCTGTCGCTCGATTGACCTCGGCGAAGCCGCTCGGAGACCGGGCGTCCGATCGACGGTCTTGGAACCGGAGTCGGGCTACGGTCCTGCCCCACTAGCCGAGACTGATGGGAGACACTCATGACCACGACCCGATCGTGCAGCCGGATTCGTACCTTGCTTGGCACTGGCTTCGCCGCCGCGCTGGTGGTTGCGCCACTGGCTGGGTGTTCGTCCGATGACGGAGATGACGCGGCCGAGACCACCACAACGATCGAGGCCGAAGAATCGACCACCACCGAAGCTCCGGCCGAGGACGAAGACACCACCACCTCTGAAGCTGCGGAGGAGACAACCACGACCGAGGTGGCCTCGACCGAGATCGGCACCACCGAGTTGTTGGACTGGCTCAACGAGAACCACCCTGAGATCGGCGCGATGTTCGACTGGAACACCGGTGACGGCGTCATCGGCGTCAACTACATGGGTGTCCAGACCGTGGGGCTCTACGCGGTGACGATCGACGTTGACACCGCCATCAAGGCCTGTGAAGCCGCGTCCGAGTATGTCCACGGCGTCGATCCCGAGGCCGACATCGAGGTGTTCACCGGTGGGTACAGCGCGGCTACCAAGGTCGCGGCCCGGGTTGGCGACGCCGGCACCTGCGCCGCGGTCTGATCGCCATCGACCGCCGGTCAGCCCGGTACCTCGTTCAGCTGAGCGGGGTACCGGGGGTGAAACGGACGGGCATCGCCTCGTAGCCGCTCACGAAGTTGGCGGCCCGGTACCCGGGCTCCTCGGCTGACACCAACTCCATGTCGGGCATGCGGGCCAGCAGTTGCTCGAACATCACCTTCAACTCCAGTCGGGCCAGGCTGTTGCCCAGGCAGAAGTGGGTACCGAACCCGAAGGCGACGTGCTCGTTGGGGGTGCGGGTGATGTCGAAGCGGAACGGGTCCTCGAACACGGTCTCGTCGCGGTTGGCCGACGGATACAGCAGCAGCACCTTCTGACCCTCCTGCACCGTCTCGCCACCGATCTCGACGTCTCGGGTGGCGACCCGAGCCATGTTCTTGATGGGGGTGACCCAGCGCAGCATTTCTTCGATGGCCGGGGTCAACAGGGACGGGTCGGCCACCAGCCGGCCCCACTGGTCCCGATCGTTGAGGATCTGCCACCCACCTCCGGAGATGACATGGCGGGTGGTCTCGTCTCCGCCGATGAGGATCAGGAGCGACTCGAAGATCACCTCGTTGTGATCGAGGTGGTGGCCGTCGACGTC
It contains:
- a CDS encoding acyl-CoA synthetase, which codes for MSEGTSATDPQTEVEGADTPPPTTYNFADLWEAVWPRAASRTALVCGPQRPTYRELAERANRLAHHLRSAGVGPGDKVALFLKNDQAYLEAMIAAFTLRAATVNINHRYTGEELRALLEDSGSVAMVVHRSLTALVATVADSVADMKAILVVDDPVPTDSDPDPVDLPGAVGYEEALAASSPDPVVTEGRSGEDLYLMYTGGTTGRPKGVVWRQDDAYFACIGGGDPMRLLGPVGDPSEVIDRMVAGFVYLPLAPLMHAAAQWTTWSWLLAGGTTVLMPGSLDPEAVWDAVADEGVNSLTVIGDAVGRPLVKAWEEHPDRWDVTNLFAISNGGGPISAALKARFAELFPGRAIVDGFGSSESGVQGSQRLQAGEVGAGLTRFAPAPGTKVFDLDLHEVEPGSGREGRVANSGRLPVGYLNDPVKTAETFVEIDGVRYCFTGDMATVEADGTIQLLGRGSQCINTGGEKVFPEEVEAQIVDHPKVTDVLVVGVADERWGSVVTAVVSPANPEQPPTLDELRDHLRATLAGYKLPKHLVLVDEVLRSPAGKADYRWARETAEDQVGS
- a CDS encoding beta-propeller domain-containing protein encodes the protein MESEAVAGAGAAAGRAEESLAQAPEGDGTNVVVEGIDEPDLVERLGGDRALVVGGQTLAVADLGDAALVARATVAWGAQVTYDADAGVAWAVGTSDEGTVQVQRFVVATDSLTEDGTWSAHGMLVSARRQGGELLVVATDGFDGPVVYEEPGVGVGRGDDAEAIAPDAIAPEATTGSGDDLGSLPFAGEAVPCDQVLHPTGPAQASATLLAVLPVTGPLQPVRATEVVGSGSLVHVTADAAFLATPTWDPQTGAQSTGLHRFDLASLTHTGSGQVQGSLLNDFSMSEHDGFLRVAVSMAGGFVGMPMPVEGDGGIGSAIPDGAVVEQDLPEPRPTEVPAPADEGVGSGDIATVGATIVAEELPTETVPEPSSPDTTTPDPAIPEPTVPEPTDPGTSVPETSVPTTVVETIPEIPLPEPVPEPTPGEALNEIVVLDTDGALDVVGRTPRFGLPGESLYGIRFDGTTAYAVTFLQTDPFYVIDLSTPTDPKVVGELKLPGFSAYLHPVSATEVVGFGPDESGRASAKLFNVSDPASPVLIDSIVLGDDSPVVYDHHAFVDLGGGRFAVPATSWGSPMAGVGEVCGVAGCDDSSYGRPYATPSEVVVLAMSGGRLMVDDRVPVQAVEPISRVIPAADGWGVLAGTQLVVVDGDGNSRATLSLD